One Longimicrobiales bacterium DNA window includes the following coding sequences:
- a CDS encoding serine hydrolase produces MKRFRLVATGAMLVAPLFLFAPAAVAAQALTTDQETRITEVFSDLETPESPGASVAIIRGGEIIYSRGFGSAQLEYGLPITPETVFHVASVSKQFTAMAVLLLAAEGKLDLDDDIRTHMPEVPDMGGLVTPRHLLQHTSGVRDQWQLLAMAGWRMDDVITKEHVRRLLSKQEELNFEPGTRYLYSNMGFSLAADLVERVSGMPFQDFVGERIFQPLGMGATHVHDDHRHVVPNRAYSYATRPGGGFEKRVLSFANHGATSLFTTAEDLVAWLDNFRTVEVGNPESHRAMQTRAVLTDGDTVGYGLGLSVGPFRGVPRVGHGGSDAGFRSNVSWFPEQELGIVVLSNLATGNPALRDMRITMILLEDELGAPPAPAGETASDESGEVQLSQADLEALEGRFASPIGVVELEVREGALWATSPDTVRLTATSSTTFQAEDFPVSLTFHVGEAADSITLLQRQSGVEIMARREAVSPEFADYTGHYYSPEIETIYEIRQIEGGLAVYNLKLGEIPLNSEGRADAFFTQVFPLGSIQFLRDDSGAVAGFRATRGRVLNLRFIKMDGGLPR; encoded by the coding sequence ATGAAGCGGTTTCGCTTGGTGGCGACCGGTGCAATGCTCGTCGCTCCTCTGTTTTTGTTCGCCCCGGCGGCGGTCGCGGCGCAGGCACTGACGACTGATCAGGAGACGCGGATCACCGAAGTGTTCTCCGACCTGGAAACCCCGGAGTCCCCGGGCGCTTCCGTAGCGATTATCCGCGGAGGGGAGATCATCTACTCTCGGGGTTTTGGTAGTGCCCAGTTGGAGTACGGGCTCCCTATAACTCCTGAAACCGTTTTCCACGTGGCATCCGTGTCGAAGCAGTTCACGGCGATGGCGGTTCTCTTGTTGGCCGCGGAAGGGAAGCTGGACCTCGACGACGACATTCGGACGCACATGCCCGAGGTCCCGGATATGGGCGGTCTGGTTACACCTCGACATCTGCTGCAGCACACGAGCGGAGTGCGTGACCAGTGGCAGCTCTTGGCGATGGCTGGCTGGCGGATGGACGACGTCATCACCAAAGAGCACGTGAGGCGACTCCTCTCGAAACAAGAGGAACTCAACTTCGAACCCGGTACCCGGTACCTATACAGCAACATGGGCTTCAGCCTCGCGGCTGACCTAGTCGAACGAGTATCAGGGATGCCGTTTCAGGACTTCGTCGGCGAGAGGATCTTCCAGCCGTTGGGGATGGGAGCTACTCACGTGCACGATGACCACCGACACGTGGTGCCGAACCGAGCCTATTCCTATGCAACCCGTCCTGGTGGTGGCTTCGAGAAGCGTGTTCTGAGCTTCGCGAACCACGGAGCTACCAGCCTCTTCACGACGGCGGAAGATCTCGTCGCGTGGCTCGACAACTTCCGGACTGTTGAGGTCGGAAACCCGGAGTCGCACCGCGCGATGCAGACCCGAGCGGTGCTCACGGATGGCGACACGGTCGGCTACGGACTCGGCCTGTCGGTCGGCCCGTTCCGGGGCGTGCCGCGGGTTGGGCACGGCGGGTCGGATGCCGGATTCAGGAGCAACGTGTCGTGGTTCCCCGAGCAGGAGTTGGGGATCGTGGTTCTGTCGAATCTGGCAACGGGGAATCCGGCCCTTCGGGACATGCGGATCACCATGATCCTTCTCGAGGACGAACTGGGCGCGCCGCCCGCACCTGCGGGTGAGACTGCATCGGATGAGTCCGGGGAAGTCCAACTCTCGCAAGCAGACCTCGAGGCCCTCGAGGGTCGATTCGCGAGCCCTATTGGTGTGGTAGAGCTTGAAGTGCGTGAGGGTGCGCTCTGGGCGACGAGTCCGGACACGGTGCGCCTCACGGCCACGTCCTCAACCACTTTCCAGGCTGAGGACTTCCCGGTGTCGCTGACGTTTCACGTCGGCGAGGCGGCGGACTCGATCACGTTGCTGCAGCGCCAGTCTGGTGTCGAGATCATGGCGCGTCGAGAGGCCGTGAGCCCAGAGTTCGCGGACTACACCGGCCACTACTACAGCCCGGAAATCGAGACGATCTACGAGATCCGTCAGATCGAAGGAGGGCTGGCGGTCTACAACCTCAAACTCGGCGAGATCCCGCTCAATTCCGAGGGGCGCGCAGACGCTTTCTTCACGCAGGTGTTCCCGCTTGGGTCCATACAGTTCTTACGGGATGACTCCGGCGCGGTGGCGGGCTTCCGGGCCACACGTGGGCGGGTGCTCAATCTGAGGTTCATAAAAATGGACGGAGGTCTCCCGAGATGA
- a CDS encoding reductive dehalogenase domain-containing protein codes for MTDSKPQDGSGGDVADPAANDAAAGFAVDDRFARFSQKFDIYSRAFWDPEIHSEKTDRFFETYRTPLKTWKKTEGFSQKDYALRNASWHLPDIFAELKEDENRREGFLDPFTVHRPGPDQQVPVESPTQMAREIKHVAKVFGADLVGITGYDERWVYSHQYSRQGETEKPQELPSDLPNVIVIAQEMERDLIDTVPSALSGTATGIGYSYDTLVLLGLAQYIINLGYRAVATMNDSALAVPLAVKAGLGEYGRLGLLITEEYGPRVRIGKIFTDLPVSHDQPKSFGVKEFCTMCRRCSDACPVNAIPDGPPSDEVYNKSNLVGVTKWTVNAEPCFKFWANQNSDCSICVRVCPYNRGEGFWPRAWRRLAGTRFRRLALWLADKFAPGDRLGPHEWWRRGTEKYLGPDDRTS; via the coding sequence ATGACCGACTCGAAGCCCCAAGACGGGAGTGGCGGAGACGTAGCCGACCCGGCCGCAAACGACGCGGCTGCTGGCTTTGCGGTCGACGATCGCTTCGCACGGTTCAGTCAAAAGTTCGACATCTATTCTCGGGCGTTCTGGGACCCAGAGATCCACTCGGAGAAGACGGATCGGTTTTTTGAGACGTATCGGACGCCGCTCAAGACGTGGAAGAAGACCGAAGGGTTCTCGCAGAAGGACTACGCCCTTCGAAACGCCTCTTGGCATCTCCCGGATATCTTTGCTGAGCTCAAGGAAGACGAGAATCGTCGCGAGGGATTTCTCGATCCGTTCACCGTTCATCGCCCGGGACCTGACCAGCAGGTACCGGTAGAATCACCGACCCAAATGGCGCGGGAGATCAAACACGTCGCGAAGGTCTTCGGCGCGGACCTCGTGGGGATCACCGGCTACGACGAGCGCTGGGTCTACTCGCACCAGTACAGCCGGCAGGGCGAAACAGAGAAGCCTCAGGAGCTTCCGAGCGACCTGCCCAACGTCATCGTGATCGCGCAGGAGATGGAGCGCGATCTCATAGACACGGTGCCGTCGGCGCTCAGCGGGACCGCGACAGGCATCGGGTACTCGTATGACACGCTCGTGCTGCTAGGGCTCGCCCAGTACATCATCAACTTGGGATACCGAGCTGTCGCGACCATGAACGACAGCGCGCTCGCCGTGCCGTTAGCGGTTAAGGCTGGGCTCGGTGAGTATGGAAGACTGGGTCTTCTCATCACGGAGGAGTACGGCCCCCGGGTTCGCATCGGGAAGATTTTCACGGACCTCCCGGTGAGTCACGACCAGCCCAAGTCGTTCGGTGTGAAGGAGTTCTGCACCATGTGCCGGCGCTGTTCAGATGCTTGCCCGGTGAACGCGATTCCGGATGGTCCCCCGTCAGACGAGGTGTACAACAAGTCCAACCTGGTCGGCGTGACGAAGTGGACCGTGAATGCGGAACCGTGCTTTAAGTTCTGGGCGAACCAGAACTCGGACTGCTCCATCTGCGTCCGCGTGTGCCCGTATAATCGTGGCGAGGGCTTCTGGCCTCGGGCGTGGCGCCGACTGGCGGGCACGCGCTTTCGCAGGCTCGCGCTTTGGCTCGCGGACAAGTTCGCGCCGGGTGATCGCTTAGGCCCGCACGAATGGTGGCGGCGCGGCACCGAGAAGTACTTAGGCCCGGACGATCGGACGAGCTGA
- a CDS encoding AAA family ATPase, with product MPLETPVTVLVGENGTGKSTFMEALAIACKLPAVGSSRLETDKTLVAQRRLANRLRLMWRGRTHRGFFLRAEDFFGFQKQLASMRAEHEAEVARIDRDLAGSSNYARTLAKGPHRASIGQMEGRYGRNPDAASHGEAFLNLFAQRLVPQGLFLLDEPEAALSPQSQLGFLAMIRDSVRTGSQFVIATHSPILMAIPGATIYSFDNGAVSPVGFDDLESVTLVRDFLQAPERYLRRIWEDQE from the coding sequence ATGCCGCTAGAGACTCCGGTCACTGTCCTGGTTGGAGAAAACGGGACGGGGAAGTCGACGTTCATGGAGGCGCTCGCGATCGCGTGCAAGTTGCCCGCGGTTGGCTCATCGCGTCTCGAGACGGACAAGACACTCGTGGCGCAGCGCCGACTGGCCAATCGCCTTCGGTTGATGTGGCGCGGTCGCACCCATCGTGGCTTCTTCCTGCGTGCCGAGGACTTCTTCGGCTTCCAGAAGCAACTCGCTTCCATGCGCGCGGAGCACGAGGCGGAGGTCGCCCGGATTGATCGAGACTTGGCAGGGTCGTCGAACTACGCCCGTACCCTCGCCAAAGGGCCGCATCGCGCCTCGATAGGGCAAATGGAGGGTCGGTATGGACGAAACCCGGATGCGGCATCACACGGAGAGGCATTTCTGAACCTCTTCGCGCAGCGCTTGGTCCCCCAGGGCCTATTTTTGCTGGATGAGCCAGAGGCGGCGCTTTCTCCGCAAAGCCAACTCGGTTTCTTAGCGATGATCCGGGACTCGGTCCGGACCGGCTCGCAGTTCGTGATTGCGACGCACTCACCCATCTTGATGGCCATTCCGGGCGCGACGATCTACTCATTCGACAACGGGGCTGTGAGTCCCGTCGGCTTTGACGACCTTGAGTCTGTGACTCTGGTGCGTGACTTCTTGCAGGCCCCTGAGCGGTACTTGCGCAGGATTTGGGAGGACCAGGAATGA